In Helicobacter anatolicus, the sequence TCGAAAATTTAATAATCTTTTTGTCTTAAAGGGAAATTTAAGTGGTTCTATTATTTTAGAGTGCTTTAGGAGTGGCGAAGAGTTTGAAAAAACTATTGCGCAAGAGTTAGTTTTGTATATTTCAGATGGAATGTGGGATATACAAAGCCAATCTAAACTTGATAGCTTTGATGTTATAGAATTTTTTGATGGCTTTATAGATATCGAAACAATTGTTTCTGATGAAATAGAACTAATAAAATCAGATTATTATACTAAGGAGTAAGACATGGCAGTTCCTAAGAGACGCGTGAGTAAAACAAGAGCAGCTAAGAGAAGAACACATTATAAAATTACTTTAGCAACACCAGTTAGAGATAAAGACGGCAGCTGGAAAATGCCACATCATATCAATAAGTTTAATGGTTCTTACAAAGCATAATTTGAGGTTTTGATGATAAAAATAGCAGTTGATGCAATGGGGGCAGATAATGGGGTAAAACCCATTATAGATGGAGTAAAAC encodes:
- a CDS encoding DUF177 domain-containing protein; protein product: MKISFRKITSQPKQYVFDTRGLRLECEIFRKFNNLFVLKGNLSGSIILECFRSGEEFEKTIAQELVLYISDGMWDIQSQSKLDSFDVIEFFDGFIDIETIVSDEIELIKSDYYTKE
- the rpmF gene encoding 50S ribosomal protein L32, producing the protein MAVPKRRVSKTRAAKRRTHYKITLATPVRDKDGSWKMPHHINKFNGSYKA